In Coriobacteriia bacterium, the following are encoded in one genomic region:
- the rpsP gene encoding 30S ribosomal protein S16 has translation MAVKIRLARAGAKNAPFYRVVAADSRSPRDGRFIEILGRYNPRTEPSTIEIDLQRVDAWLAKGATPSETVAKLIEISRRPEPEAAPAAEKRPSKKARAKAEEAAPEEPAAEE, from the coding sequence TTGGCAGTCAAGATCCGACTGGCCCGCGCCGGCGCCAAGAACGCGCCGTTCTACCGCGTCGTGGCCGCCGATTCGCGCTCCCCGCGCGACGGCCGCTTCATCGAGATCCTCGGCAGGTACAACCCGCGTACCGAGCCGTCGACGATCGAGATCGACCTTCAGAGGGTGGATGCGTGGCTCGCGAAGGGCGCCACGCCCAGCGAGACCGTGGCGAAGCTGATCGAGATCTCGCGCCGCCCGGAGCCGGAGGCCGCCCCCGCGGCCGAGAAGAGGCCGTCGAAGAAGGCACGGGCCAAGGCCGAGGAAGCCGCACCCGAGGAGCCCGCCGCCGAGGAGC
- the ffh gene encoding signal recognition particle protein, whose protein sequence is MFQNLTDRLQTVFSKLTGKGRLSEADVDAAMREVRLALLEADVNFKVVKEFVARVRERAVGAEVSKSLSPGQTVVRIVLEELTALMGGTESRLVLSGRQPSVVMLVGLQGSGKTTMAAKLARHLAGEGKRPMLVACDVYRPAAIEQLETLGAEIGVPVYRGEGDDPVRIAREGVRAAASSARDVAVVDTAGRLHVDEDMMAEAAAIRDALRPDQVLMVVDAMTGQDAVNAAQSFAQRVDLDGVVMSKLDGDARGGAALSVKAVTGKPVKFASVGERLDALEVFHPDRMAKRILGMGDVVSLIERAQESIDEHAAADTEARLRAGSFTLEDFHDQLRQVRKMGSMREILGMLPGGAKLPDAQVDERALDRTAAIIQSMTPAERAKPEVINGSRRERIARGSGVTVFDVNQLLKQFSQARKMMKQLVAMQGGGKGKRKGKGKKGRFGMPGPFPGGGFPPGGFPGV, encoded by the coding sequence ATGTTCCAGAACCTGACCGACCGGCTGCAGACCGTCTTCTCGAAGCTGACGGGCAAGGGGCGCCTGAGCGAGGCCGACGTCGACGCGGCGATGCGCGAGGTGCGACTCGCACTGCTCGAGGCCGACGTCAACTTCAAAGTCGTGAAGGAGTTCGTCGCCCGCGTGCGGGAGCGCGCGGTGGGCGCCGAGGTCTCCAAGAGCCTCAGTCCGGGGCAGACCGTCGTACGCATAGTCCTGGAGGAGCTCACCGCGCTGATGGGCGGCACGGAGTCACGGCTCGTGCTTTCCGGCCGCCAGCCCAGCGTGGTCATGCTGGTCGGACTGCAGGGCTCGGGCAAGACGACGATGGCCGCCAAACTCGCCAGGCACCTGGCCGGCGAGGGCAAGCGGCCCATGCTCGTCGCCTGTGATGTCTACAGGCCGGCGGCGATCGAGCAGCTCGAGACCCTCGGAGCCGAGATCGGAGTCCCCGTCTACCGCGGAGAGGGCGACGATCCGGTGAGGATCGCGCGGGAGGGGGTCCGCGCAGCGGCCTCGTCGGCCCGCGACGTCGCGGTCGTGGACACCGCGGGGCGGTTGCACGTCGACGAGGACATGATGGCCGAGGCGGCCGCCATCCGCGACGCGCTACGGCCGGACCAGGTCCTCATGGTCGTGGACGCGATGACCGGACAGGACGCGGTGAATGCGGCACAGTCCTTCGCGCAGCGGGTGGACCTCGACGGGGTCGTGATGAGCAAGCTCGACGGCGACGCCCGCGGCGGCGCCGCCCTGTCGGTGAAGGCGGTCACCGGTAAGCCGGTCAAGTTCGCCAGCGTCGGCGAGCGGCTCGACGCGCTCGAGGTCTTCCATCCCGACAGGATGGCGAAACGCATCCTCGGGATGGGGGACGTCGTCTCCCTCATCGAGCGCGCGCAGGAGAGCATCGACGAGCACGCGGCCGCCGACACGGAGGCGCGCCTCCGTGCGGGCTCCTTCACGCTCGAGGACTTCCACGACCAGCTGCGCCAGGTCCGCAAGATGGGCTCCATGCGGGAGATCCTCGGCATGCTGCCGGGCGGGGCCAAGCTCCCGGACGCCCAGGTCGACGAGCGGGCGCTGGACCGGACGGCCGCGATCATCCAGTCGATGACCCCCGCCGAGCGCGCGAAGCCCGAGGTCATCAACGGCTCCCGCCGCGAGCGCATCGCTCGCGGCTCCGGCGTCACGGTCTTCGACGTCAACCAGCTGCTCAAGCAGTTCTCGCAGGCACGGAAGATGATGAAGCAGCTCGTGGCGATGCAGGGCGGGGGGAAGGGCAAGCGGAAGGGCAAGGGCAAGAAGGGGCGGTTCGGCATGCCGGGACCCTTCCCGGGTGGCGGTTTCCCGCCCGGCGGGTTCCCGGGGGTGTGA
- the lepB gene encoding signal peptidase I, giving the protein MTRYRSFRLGPEPEGSRKAWLLFPLLGLFVATVLLFFVVFRPGAVEGSSMEPALHAQERFLGTRDYSAPSRGDVVVFDVRDPDDRSVQLVKRVVAIPGDTVYAEGDAVWVNGERDPTHGVDSGEREPVFGPLTLDGEHVFVAGDNRPLALDSRRFGPVPRASIRSRVIAVFWPPHRVRLVR; this is encoded by the coding sequence GTGACCCGCTACCGCTCGTTCCGTCTCGGCCCGGAGCCCGAGGGCAGCCGCAAGGCTTGGCTGCTCTTCCCGCTCCTCGGGCTCTTCGTCGCCACGGTCCTGCTGTTCTTCGTCGTGTTCCGGCCTGGCGCCGTGGAAGGCTCCTCCATGGAGCCGGCGCTGCACGCCCAGGAGCGCTTCCTCGGCACCCGCGACTACTCGGCCCCGAGCAGGGGCGACGTGGTCGTCTTCGACGTCAGGGACCCTGACGACCGGAGCGTACAGCTCGTGAAGCGCGTCGTCGCGATCCCCGGCGACACCGTCTACGCGGAAGGGGACGCGGTCTGGGTCAACGGCGAGCGCGACCCCACGCACGGGGTCGACTCCGGCGAGCGGGAGCCCGTCTTCGGACCCCTCACCCTGGACGGGGAGCACGTCTTCGTGGCGGGGGACAACCGTCCTCTCGCACTGGACAGCCGCCGGTTCGGCCCGGTGCCGCGCGCGTCGATCCGGAGCCGTGTCATCGCCGTCTTCTGGCCGCCGCACCGAGTGCGCCTCGTCCGGTGA
- the ftsY gene encoding signal recognition particle-docking protein FtsY, with translation MNRPWFRRVAEGLTRTRDQLSGQFNVLLRRGPDLDEEFWSDLEDVLIGADMGVSAVGEMVDELRDQAARHALPDAESVITHLAGEIAGELDVPGQDFLSAGEPVVVLVVGVNGTGKTTTVGKLAHQAAGEGRSVLVGSADTFRAAAIEQLDVWADRAGVPVVRAGRGADPAAVAFDTVSRANAERPDLTLVDTAGRLHTSADLMAELQKVQRVAASRSDLPVRTLLVMDATTGQNGLAQARRFHEALGVDGIALTKLDGTAKGGIAVAIARDLALPILRVGVGEGPDDLRPFSAVEFAAALTAPPA, from the coding sequence ATGAACCGGCCGTGGTTTAGGCGCGTTGCCGAGGGGCTGACGCGCACCCGCGACCAGCTCTCCGGTCAGTTCAACGTGCTCCTGCGACGCGGCCCCGACCTCGACGAGGAGTTCTGGAGCGACCTCGAGGACGTCCTCATCGGCGCCGACATGGGAGTGAGCGCCGTCGGCGAGATGGTCGACGAGCTGCGGGACCAGGCCGCGCGTCACGCGCTGCCCGACGCGGAGTCGGTCATCACCCACCTCGCCGGCGAGATCGCAGGCGAGCTGGACGTGCCGGGCCAGGACTTCCTCTCCGCCGGCGAGCCCGTGGTGGTGCTCGTCGTCGGCGTGAACGGCACCGGCAAGACGACGACCGTGGGCAAGCTCGCCCACCAGGCCGCGGGCGAGGGCAGAAGCGTCCTGGTCGGCTCGGCCGACACCTTCAGGGCAGCCGCGATCGAACAGCTCGACGTCTGGGCGGACCGCGCCGGGGTGCCGGTCGTGCGTGCCGGGCGCGGAGCCGACCCCGCGGCTGTCGCGTTCGACACCGTGTCGCGCGCCAACGCCGAGCGCCCGGACCTGACACTGGTCGACACCGCGGGCAGGCTGCACACCTCCGCCGACCTCATGGCCGAGCTCCAGAAGGTCCAGCGGGTCGCGGCCTCCAGGAGCGACCTGCCCGTGAGGACGCTGCTCGTGATGGATGCCACGACCGGGCAGAACGGTCTCGCCCAGGCGCGCCGCTTCCACGAGGCGCTCGGGGTCGACGGCATCGCGCTCACCAAGCTGGACGGGACCGCCAAGGGGGGCATCGCCGTGGCGATCGCGCGCGATCTCGCGCTCCCGATCCTGCGCGTCGGCGTAGGGGAGGGCCCGGACGACCTCCGGCCGTTCTCCGCGGTGGAGTTCGCCGCCGCCCTGACCGCGCCGCCGGCGTGA
- the smc gene encoding chromosome segregation protein SMC: protein MHLKSLTLKGFKSFADRSKLALEPGVTVVVGPNGSGKSNISDAVLWVLGEQSAKSLRGTSMEDVIFAGSSARQAVGVAEVDLVLDNADHALPLEFAEVTITRRMFRNGESEYLLNGTPSRLMDIHDLLHDSGLGRDTHSIISQGRLEEVLNSRPEDRRTLIEEAAGVLKHKKRKERALRKLSATDAHVMRAKDVLVEIERQLRPLERQASRATEHAELAEELGELEVALAVDELRALQARWDGVLKREREADAAVELARYRLIEKERELEKFQSLLEEKGLFVGDLSEQRRRLQSVLERLNSGLLLLEEKGKHLVERLSELRQKLHHSQSRSTARSSELERLTEERSAADARLKALYTALSEVRREAEAVKKERLAAEEALNAVNGELRRTRKEVDDARADLAKLEQALSAYGLEDRLLVERGEAVRSQRSSTAAALSGRRGKLEQTEAALARTRKESALAASDVDRRVRVLEARRRDLEERRERLAEVRAEVRALEEVDRAFATASPAMAWALSKQREIPGFLGPLAELISAEEPHERLVEQALGPDLFCLVVEDRSSAAELAGMLRANDAGDVSILPLAGLVPLCPEGAGEPLAAAVSCDARMRPAVEALLGDVFVLPTLADSLSAAQERPGPRYASADGALVFPSGKVALAPAGDSSTGVLTRKRRINELRDESAAVEAAVGEAEAVAAAAEEALDAAQQDALELGQRLAALTGERDSLRDDVGRVEQALTGLDAEARSVADRLAALRSRSAKEAPGKAALAERIASAEARIEELEEQSVRRRDERDGRFREEAAIATKLSSCQVDIATVSEREVHLKRQVATITAELAELAATAGQSRRTEEGLELLRERIQPVHDLYAALLQRAEHWALKLRDRARFEQADSESLRETIHSAQEAVKAVQAEIDEASGAMNRVQVEKGQLEVQVTAAVGRIVDGLGVPLERALAAEPLEDRALTLDAAHRLRKRIANLGPVNAVAVEEYETLKGRREFIASQVEDLVASRQALQRVVGAIDRKVRDLFLATFEEVDRNFQEVFAALFPGGRASLHLTEPDDPETTGVEVVAQPVGKKLAKMSLLSGGEKSLTALALLFAVYRTRPCPFYILDEVEAALDDTNLRRFIAFVDGMRSMTQVVIVTHQRRTMEMADVLYGVSMQADGVSKVVSQKLDRTRSVEESTDEPAVV, encoded by the coding sequence GTGCACCTGAAGTCCCTCACACTCAAGGGGTTCAAGTCCTTCGCGGACCGCAGCAAGCTCGCCCTGGAGCCCGGCGTGACGGTCGTCGTCGGTCCGAACGGTTCGGGCAAGTCGAACATCTCCGACGCGGTCCTGTGGGTGCTGGGCGAACAGTCCGCCAAGTCGCTGCGCGGCACCTCGATGGAGGACGTGATCTTCGCCGGCTCCTCGGCCAGGCAGGCGGTGGGCGTGGCCGAGGTCGACCTCGTGCTGGACAACGCGGACCACGCTCTCCCACTGGAGTTCGCCGAGGTCACGATCACCCGGCGCATGTTCCGCAACGGCGAGAGCGAGTACCTGCTCAACGGCACGCCGTCCCGCCTCATGGACATCCACGACCTCCTGCACGATTCCGGCCTCGGCCGCGACACCCACTCGATCATCAGCCAGGGACGCCTGGAGGAGGTGCTCAACTCGCGGCCCGAGGACCGCCGGACACTCATCGAAGAAGCCGCCGGCGTGCTGAAGCACAAGAAGCGCAAGGAACGCGCGCTCCGCAAGCTCTCCGCGACGGATGCGCACGTGATGCGGGCCAAGGACGTCCTGGTGGAGATAGAGCGGCAGTTGCGGCCGCTCGAGCGCCAGGCGTCGCGCGCGACCGAGCACGCCGAGCTCGCCGAGGAGCTCGGCGAGCTCGAGGTCGCCCTCGCCGTCGACGAGCTGCGCGCGCTGCAGGCGCGCTGGGACGGGGTCCTGAAGCGCGAGAGGGAGGCGGACGCGGCCGTCGAGCTCGCCCGCTACCGGCTCATCGAGAAGGAGCGCGAACTCGAGAAGTTCCAGTCGCTGCTGGAGGAGAAGGGGCTGTTCGTCGGCGACCTCTCCGAGCAGCGGCGGCGCCTGCAGTCGGTCCTGGAGCGCCTGAACTCCGGACTGCTGCTGCTCGAGGAGAAGGGCAAGCACCTCGTCGAGCGCCTCTCCGAACTGCGCCAGAAGCTCCACCATTCCCAGTCGCGCTCGACCGCCCGGTCCTCGGAGCTCGAACGCCTCACCGAGGAGCGGTCCGCGGCCGACGCGCGGCTCAAGGCGCTGTACACGGCGCTGTCCGAGGTGCGGCGCGAGGCCGAGGCCGTCAAGAAGGAGCGGCTCGCGGCTGAGGAGGCCCTCAACGCGGTCAACGGCGAGCTGCGCCGCACGCGCAAGGAGGTCGACGACGCACGAGCCGATCTCGCGAAGCTGGAGCAGGCCCTGTCCGCATACGGCCTCGAGGACCGGCTGCTCGTCGAGCGCGGCGAGGCGGTGCGCTCGCAGAGGTCCTCGACCGCGGCGGCGCTGTCGGGCCGTCGCGGCAAGCTCGAGCAGACCGAGGCGGCGCTGGCGCGAACCCGCAAGGAATCGGCTCTGGCGGCCTCGGACGTGGACAGGCGGGTGCGCGTGCTCGAAGCGCGCCGCCGCGACCTCGAGGAGCGCCGCGAGCGGCTGGCCGAGGTGCGTGCCGAGGTGCGTGCCCTCGAGGAGGTCGACCGCGCCTTCGCCACCGCTTCTCCCGCCATGGCCTGGGCGCTGTCGAAGCAGCGCGAGATACCCGGCTTCCTCGGGCCGCTGGCCGAGCTCATCAGCGCGGAGGAGCCGCACGAGCGGCTCGTCGAGCAGGCGCTCGGCCCCGACCTGTTCTGCCTCGTGGTGGAGGACCGGTCCTCGGCGGCCGAGCTGGCCGGGATGCTCAGGGCGAACGACGCCGGCGACGTCTCGATACTGCCGCTGGCCGGTCTCGTGCCCCTGTGTCCCGAAGGCGCCGGCGAGCCCCTCGCCGCCGCGGTCTCCTGCGATGCCCGGATGCGTCCCGCCGTGGAGGCGCTCCTCGGCGACGTCTTCGTCCTGCCCACCCTGGCCGACTCCCTCTCGGCCGCGCAGGAGCGGCCCGGACCGCGGTACGCCTCCGCCGACGGCGCACTGGTCTTCCCGTCGGGGAAGGTCGCCCTCGCGCCCGCCGGCGACAGCAGCACCGGGGTGCTCACGCGTAAGCGGCGCATCAACGAGCTCAGGGACGAGTCGGCCGCCGTCGAGGCGGCCGTGGGCGAGGCCGAGGCCGTGGCCGCCGCCGCCGAGGAGGCGCTCGACGCGGCGCAGCAGGACGCCCTCGAGCTCGGCCAGCGTCTCGCGGCCCTGACGGGCGAGCGCGACTCGCTCCGTGACGACGTCGGCCGCGTCGAGCAGGCCCTCACCGGCCTCGACGCAGAAGCCCGGTCGGTGGCGGACCGGCTCGCCGCCCTGCGCTCGCGCTCAGCGAAGGAGGCGCCGGGCAAGGCCGCCCTCGCCGAGAGGATCGCCTCGGCGGAGGCTCGCATCGAGGAGCTGGAGGAGCAGTCCGTCCGACGGCGCGACGAGCGCGACGGCCGCTTCAGGGAGGAGGCGGCCATCGCGACGAAGCTCTCGAGCTGCCAGGTCGACATCGCCACGGTCTCGGAGCGCGAGGTGCACCTGAAGCGCCAGGTGGCGACGATAACGGCCGAGCTCGCGGAGCTCGCCGCCACCGCAGGGCAGTCCCGCCGTACGGAGGAGGGGCTCGAACTGCTGCGGGAGCGCATCCAGCCCGTGCACGACCTCTACGCCGCGCTGCTGCAGCGGGCGGAGCACTGGGCGCTGAAGCTGCGCGACCGGGCCCGCTTCGAGCAGGCCGACTCCGAGTCGCTGCGCGAGACGATCCATTCGGCCCAGGAGGCGGTGAAGGCGGTCCAGGCCGAGATCGACGAGGCCTCGGGCGCGATGAACCGCGTACAGGTGGAGAAGGGCCAGCTCGAGGTGCAGGTGACGGCGGCGGTCGGCCGGATCGTGGACGGCCTCGGCGTTCCGCTGGAGCGGGCGCTGGCCGCCGAGCCGCTCGAGGACAGGGCGCTGACGCTGGATGCCGCACACCGGCTGCGGAAGCGCATCGCCAACCTCGGGCCGGTGAACGCCGTGGCGGTGGAGGAGTACGAGACCCTCAAGGGGCGGCGGGAGTTCATCGCCTCGCAGGTCGAGGACCTGGTCGCGAGCCGCCAGGCGCTCCAGCGCGTCGTCGGCGCCATCGACCGGAAGGTCCGAGACCTCTTCCTGGCGACCTTCGAGGAGGTCGACCGCAACTTCCAGGAGGTCTTCGCAGCGCTCTTCCCCGGCGGGCGCGCCTCCCTTCACCTCACCGAACCCGACGACCCCGAGACCACCGGCGTCGAGGTCGTCGCGCAGCCGGTGGGTAAGAAGCTCGCCAAGATGTCGCTGCTCTCCGGCGGCGAGAAGTCGCTCACCGCGCTGGCGCTGCTGTTCGCCGTCTACCGGACCCGCCCCTGCCCTTTCTACATCCTGGACGAGGTCGAGGCGGCGCTCGACGACACGAACCTGCGCCGCTTCATCGCGTTCGTGGACGGGATGCGCTCGATGACCCAGGTCGTCATCGTCACGCATCAGAGGCGGACGATGGAGATGGCCGACGTGCTCTACGGTGTCTCGATGCAAGCCGACGGCGTGAGCAAGGTCGTCAGCCAGAAACTCGACCGCACTCGTTCGGTGGAGGAATCGACGGATGAACCGGCCGTGGTTTAG
- the rnc gene encoding ribonuclease III, translating to MSRVPARERSVRPAEEVAIRQAEAVIGHVFADPALLATALTHPSHVSDPVEAMAFQRLEFLGDSVLDLVVVEELFRRFPDAPEGDLTKLKVTLVSGPTLSQVMRETDLGELVVLGVSEMRTEGRGMTSALADCFEAVIAALYLDAGLAAVKAFVLPALSSRVEAGPEGAGVEHPKSALQELAQATRRAPVYETLAEEGPPHERWFTVRVLLDGEALGEGGGRSKKEAEMNAAAAALERLRERG from the coding sequence GTGAGCCGCGTGCCTGCCCGCGAACGTAGCGTCCGACCGGCCGAGGAGGTCGCGATCCGGCAGGCGGAGGCCGTCATCGGTCACGTCTTCGCCGACCCGGCGCTGCTGGCCACCGCGCTCACTCATCCGTCGCACGTCTCGGACCCCGTCGAAGCGATGGCCTTCCAGCGTCTCGAGTTCCTCGGCGACTCGGTGCTGGACCTCGTGGTGGTCGAGGAGCTGTTCCGTCGCTTCCCCGACGCGCCGGAGGGCGACCTCACGAAGCTGAAGGTGACGCTGGTCAGCGGCCCCACGCTCTCGCAGGTCATGCGCGAGACGGACCTGGGGGAGCTCGTCGTGCTCGGCGTCTCGGAGATGCGCACGGAGGGCCGCGGGATGACCTCGGCCCTGGCGGACTGCTTCGAGGCGGTCATCGCGGCGCTGTACCTGGATGCAGGGCTGGCCGCCGTGAAGGCGTTCGTGCTGCCCGCGCTGTCCTCGCGCGTGGAAGCGGGACCCGAGGGAGCCGGCGTCGAGCACCCCAAATCCGCGCTGCAGGAGCTCGCGCAGGCCACGCGTCGCGCTCCCGTCTACGAGACCCTCGCCGAAGAGGGCCCGCCGCACGAACGATGGTTCACCGTGCGGGTGCTGCTCGACGGCGAGGCGCTCGGGGAGGGCGGTGGGCGCTCGAAGAAGGAAGCCGAGATGAACGCCGCGGCGGCCGCTCTGGAGCGCCTGCGTGAGCGCGGGTGA
- the fabF gene encoding beta-ketoacyl-ACP synthase II, which translates to MRRVAVTGLGAVSPVGVGVESMWTSLVAGHSGIHPLTHFDVSEYTTRFGGYIDDFDPSEVVDRKEQRRMSRFQQFAMVAADEAIRDAGLDTPFAEPERVGVIVGSGIGGLMTLEEQHSVLIERGPSRVTPMLVPMMIVDLAAGQISIRWGAKGVNYAPVSACSTSNHAFGEAAEAIRRGAADVVIAGGFDSGITPLGLAGFCAARALSTRNEDPAGASRPFDAGRDGFVMGEGGGVLVLEELEHARARGAKLRAEVLGYAATADAYHITAPAPDGDGAVRSMRGALEQAGLAPGDIGYINAHGTSTEQGDVGETNAIKAVFGTHAPPISSTKSMTGHLLGGAGAIEAVASVLAIERGVLPPTINLTDPDPACDLDYVANTARGTRVSAVMSNSFGFGGHNATIVLSRM; encoded by the coding sequence GTGAGGCGCGTGGCCGTCACGGGCCTGGGGGCCGTCAGCCCCGTCGGCGTGGGCGTCGAGAGCATGTGGACGTCGCTGGTCGCCGGGCACTCCGGGATCCACCCGCTCACGCACTTCGACGTCTCCGAGTACACCACGCGCTTCGGCGGGTACATCGACGACTTCGACCCCTCCGAGGTGGTCGACCGCAAGGAACAGCGGCGCATGTCACGTTTCCAGCAGTTCGCCATGGTCGCCGCAGACGAAGCCATCCGCGACGCCGGGCTGGATACGCCCTTCGCCGAACCGGAACGGGTCGGCGTGATCGTCGGGTCCGGCATCGGCGGGCTCATGACGCTGGAGGAGCAGCACAGCGTCCTCATCGAGCGGGGTCCCTCCCGCGTCACCCCCATGCTCGTCCCGATGATGATCGTGGACCTCGCCGCGGGGCAGATCTCGATACGGTGGGGCGCCAAGGGCGTCAACTACGCCCCGGTCTCGGCCTGCTCCACGTCCAACCACGCGTTCGGCGAGGCTGCCGAGGCGATCCGTCGAGGAGCCGCGGACGTGGTGATCGCCGGCGGGTTCGACTCAGGGATCACGCCGCTCGGGCTCGCGGGCTTCTGCGCAGCGCGCGCTCTCTCCACGCGGAACGAGGACCCGGCCGGCGCCTCTCGTCCGTTCGACGCCGGCCGCGACGGCTTCGTGATGGGCGAGGGGGGCGGGGTGCTCGTACTGGAGGAGCTCGAGCATGCGCGCGCACGCGGCGCCAAGCTCCGGGCCGAGGTCCTCGGCTATGCGGCGACCGCGGACGCCTACCACATCACGGCACCGGCGCCGGACGGCGACGGTGCCGTGCGCTCCATGCGCGGCGCCCTGGAACAGGCCGGGCTGGCCCCCGGCGACATCGGCTACATCAACGCCCACGGAACGTCCACGGAACAGGGCGACGTCGGGGAGACCAACGCGATCAAGGCGGTCTTCGGCACCCACGCGCCACCCATCTCGTCCACCAAGTCGATGACGGGCCACCTGCTCGGAGGCGCCGGGGCGATCGAGGCGGTCGCTTCGGTCCTGGCGATCGAGCGCGGCGTCCTGCCCCCCACCATCAACCTCACCGACCCGGACCCCGCCTGCGACCTCGACTACGTCGCCAACACGGCACGCGGCACGCGCGTCTCGGCGGTCATGAGCAACTCCTTCGGTTTCGGCGGGCACAACGCCACGATCGTCCTCTCCCGGATGTGA
- a CDS encoding nitronate monooxygenase has translation MEMPSLTIGELTARLPIVQGGMAVRISMAPLASAVAEAGGIGLIAGSGLEPDELGAEVRSAREASQGIVGVNVMVAVRKFKDLVQRAIAEGAQLVVAGAGFSRDVFEWGRSAGVPVVPIVGSERVAKLAQRFGASAVVVEGVEAGGHLGTSEPLRELLPRIVEAVRIPVIGAGGIVTGADIKETLDLGAAGVQIGSRFAATVESSASEAFKRMYVEAGEDDIVLVKSPVGLPGRALRNPFIEGLERDEYPRIERCVACLKECGKDYCIIDRLVRAQKGDVTTGLVFAGSSAARVRDVPPVSELMERLVSEYGEACAAEATAGGEA, from the coding sequence GTGGAGATGCCATCCCTGACGATCGGAGAGCTCACCGCCCGCCTGCCGATAGTGCAGGGCGGCATGGCGGTACGCATCTCGATGGCGCCCCTGGCCTCCGCCGTCGCCGAGGCGGGCGGGATCGGGCTGATCGCCGGTTCCGGGCTGGAACCCGACGAGCTGGGCGCCGAGGTCCGCTCGGCGCGAGAGGCCAGCCAGGGCATCGTCGGCGTCAACGTCATGGTCGCGGTCCGCAAGTTCAAGGACCTCGTCCAGCGCGCCATCGCCGAGGGGGCGCAGCTCGTGGTCGCCGGTGCGGGGTTCTCCCGCGATGTGTTCGAATGGGGCCGCTCGGCGGGCGTACCCGTCGTCCCCATCGTCGGATCCGAACGGGTCGCGAAGCTGGCGCAGCGCTTCGGAGCTTCCGCGGTGGTCGTCGAGGGGGTGGAGGCGGGAGGCCACCTCGGCACCAGCGAGCCCCTGAGGGAACTCCTGCCCAGGATCGTCGAGGCCGTCCGGATCCCGGTGATCGGGGCGGGAGGCATCGTCACCGGCGCCGACATCAAGGAGACGCTCGACCTCGGCGCCGCGGGGGTGCAGATCGGGTCGCGGTTCGCCGCGACAGTGGAGTCCTCGGCGTCGGAGGCGTTCAAGCGCATGTACGTGGAGGCAGGCGAGGACGACATCGTCCTCGTGAAGAGTCCCGTGGGGCTTCCCGGCCGAGCGCTGCGCAACCCCTTCATCGAAGGTCTCGAACGGGACGAGTACCCGAGGATCGAGCGGTGCGTCGCCTGCCTCAAGGAGTGCGGCAAGGACTACTGCATCATCGACCGGCTGGTCCGCGCCCAGAAGGGCGACGTGACGACCGGGCTGGTCTTCGCCGGGTCCTCGGCGGCGCGCGTGCGCGACGTGCCGCCCGTCTCGGAGCTGATGGAGCGCCTCGTCTCCGAGTACGGCGAGGCGTGCGCCGCGGAGGCGACCGCGGGAGGGGAGGCGTAG
- the acpP gene encoding acyl carrier protein, which yields MDREEIMDKVRDVVTEQLNVEEDDVTEDAAFIDDLGADSLDIVELVMALEETFGISIPDEEAENIKTVGDAVDYIQANA from the coding sequence ATGGATCGTGAGGAGATCATGGACAAGGTGCGAGACGTCGTCACCGAGCAGCTCAACGTGGAGGAGGACGACGTCACCGAGGACGCGGCCTTCATCGACGACCTCGGGGCGGACTCGCTCGACATCGTCGAGCTCGTCATGGCGCTCGAGGAGACCTTCGGCATCTCCATCCCCGACGAGGAGGCCGAGAACATCAAGACCGTCGGCGACGCGGTGGACTACATCCAGGCCAACGCGTAG
- the fabG gene encoding 3-oxoacyl-[acyl-carrier-protein] reductase, translating to MSEGAKAVGGSLEGRVALVTGASGGIGAAVASALAREGAAVALHYGSNRGAVEELAAAIGRETGGKTSARLHALQADISDPAQCAELVEGTVSTFGRIDVLVNNAGVTRDGLLVRMSDDDWDVVLDTNLRGAFACTRAAARHMMKARAGSIVNVSSVVGVVGNAGQANYAASKAGLIGLTKSVARELAPRGVRCNAVAPGFIATPMTDSLPDKVKDAALAGVAMRRFGSPDEVAAAVAFLASDAAAYVTGQVLAVDGGMTFA from the coding sequence ATGAGCGAGGGGGCGAAGGCAGTGGGAGGATCCCTGGAGGGCAGGGTCGCGTTGGTGACGGGCGCCTCCGGCGGCATCGGCGCCGCCGTCGCGTCCGCGCTCGCCCGTGAGGGCGCGGCCGTGGCGCTGCACTACGGCTCCAATCGCGGCGCGGTCGAGGAGCTTGCCGCCGCGATCGGCCGCGAGACCGGAGGCAAGACCTCGGCGCGCCTCCATGCCCTGCAGGCCGACATCTCGGATCCCGCCCAGTGCGCAGAGCTGGTCGAGGGGACGGTCTCGACCTTCGGGCGCATCGACGTGCTCGTCAACAACGCGGGCGTCACGCGCGACGGGCTGCTCGTGCGCATGAGCGACGACGACTGGGACGTGGTGCTGGACACGAACCTCCGCGGCGCGTTCGCCTGCACCCGAGCGGCCGCGCGGCACATGATGAAGGCGCGTGCAGGAAGCATCGTCAACGTCTCGTCGGTCGTAGGCGTCGTCGGCAACGCCGGACAGGCGAACTACGCCGCCTCCAAGGCGGGTCTGATAGGGCTGACCAAGTCCGTCGCCCGGGAGCTCGCCCCCCGGGGCGTCCGCTGCAACGCCGTGGCTCCCGGCTTCATCGCGACGCCGATGACCGACTCGCTGCCCGACAAGGTCAAGGACGCGGCCCTGGCCGGAGTGGCCATGCGCCGCTTCGGCTCGCCGGACGAGGTGGCCGCCGCCGTCGCCTTCCTCGCCTCCGACGCGGCGGCCTACGTGACGGGGCAGGTCCTCGCTGTCGACGGGGGGATGACGTTCGCGTAG